TCACCTGGCTGATGCCCGGGCCCGGCTCCGCGCCCACATAGGCATCGATATCGCCGCGGGCCAGCGCCGCATGCATCTCGCTGAAGCTGACGCGCACGCTGGTGATGTCGCGGATGTTCATCCCCTCCATCCGCAGCCGCTCGCGGATGAAGACCTCCTGCGTCGAACCGGGCCAGATGCCCACGCGGCGGCCACGCAGGTCGGTCAGCGTGTTGATCGGCCCGTCGCGGCGCGCGACGACGGCCATGCCCTTGTCGCAGCAGGAGCCGATGACGGTGACGGGCTCGCGCGCGGCCGCGCCCAGGATGCCGGCGGCGATGCCGAAGGCGCCGAAATCCACGCTGCGGGTCACCACGGCGTTCTTGCCCTCGGTCGGGCTCTCGAACGGAATGACCTCGATGGTCATGCCGTCGGGCATGAAGCGGTCATAGAAAAAGGGCGTGATGGAGTGGATGAGGCGCAGCGCGCCCATCCGGACCCGCGTGCC
This region of Sediminicoccus rosea genomic DNA includes:
- a CDS encoding ABC transporter substrate-binding protein; translation: MSLHRRTLLAATAGTLAAPAIVAAQGTRVRMGALRLIHSITPFFYDRFMPDGMTIEVIPFESPTEGKNAVVTRSVDFGAFGIAAGILGAAAREPVTVIGSCCDKGMAVVARRDGPINTLTDLRGRRVGIWPGSTQEVFIRERLRMEGMNIRDITSVRVSFSEMHAALARGDIDAYVGAEPGPGISQVTGIGKVVEFPYSTPMGTLNMIFATHFETTQRNAALCATMLGVHRRASEFASANRAAAIEMAVQRLGMQRPALEISIENVELNWRMTPLMVERSRTYAQHMLELQQIRALPDFNTFFNTRFSDELARTA